Genomic window (Verrucomicrobiota bacterium):
TCCAGGATGAACCCGCTGCGCCTCAGTTTAACGCTTTGCGCTTGCACTTGGTATTGGTTAGCACTCTACGCGTCCGCAGCTGACCCCAAACCTGCACATTCGGGCCCGCCAAACAGCGCCGTCCCGGCGGATACGAAATTTCAAGCCGGAAAACAACTGGCCAGAGTCCATTGCGCGGCGTGCCATCTATTTCCGGAGCCTGATTTGCTCGATCAGAGAACCTGGAAAGAACAAACGCTGCCGCGCATGGCCTTTCGGATGGGCCTGTCTCCCGCCACTCTGGAAAAGCATGCGGACGCCAAATTTATCAAAGCCGCGGGCATCATCCCCAGCGTGCCGATGGTTTCCTTGGAAGAGTTCCAGCTTATGACGGCCTATTATCTCGAAGCCGCGCCAGTCCAACCTTTGCCCCAGGAGCCGCGCAAGAGAATTGCCGCTGATCTCAAACAATTCACTTTTGAAGCGGTCCCTTTCCGTCACGAACCAGCCTCGACGACGCTGGTGCATATCAGCCAGCCCACCGGCCGCATCTATTTCGGCGACGACGCGTCCAAAACGTTAAATATCATCGACGCGGCCGGAAAGTGGATCGATTCGGTGAGTGTGGACAATGTGCCTGTGGCGTTGACGGAAACGGCGCGGGGTATTTACGTGACAATGATCGGGCGTTTCATCCCTTCCGAGGAGCCGTTAGGAGGGTTGGCGATGCTGCAGCGAACGGAAAGAAGCTTCGCGCCGGCCAAGACATTCTTCACAAAAACGCCTCGCCTGACAGATACGGTTTTTGCGGACATAAACCACGACGGCAAGGCGGACATGTTGACCTGCTTTTTCGGATATTTCGCCGGCCGTTTCAGTTGGCACGAGAACATGGGCCTGGACGAATTGAAGGAACACGTCTTAATCCCGAAAGCTGGCGCCATCCGGTCCGTGGTGCAGGATTTCAATGGGGATGGATTCCGTGACATCGCCGTGTTGATCGCCCAGGAGACCGAGGCGCTATTTATTCTTCTTAACGATGGAAAGGGCCGCTTTACAACGCACACGGCATTTCAGAAGCCGCCCATTTACGGCCATACCTACTTTGAAGTTGTCGATTTCAATCATGACGGCAAGGCGGATTTCCTCGTCACGAATGGCGATAACGGGGAGTACACCTCGCCGATCAAGAAGTATCATGGGATTCGCTTGTATCTAAACCGAGGCGAGAACCGGTTTGAAGAAGCGCTTTTCTACCCGCTCAATGGCGCGTTCAAGGCGGTAGCCCGCGACTTCGACGGCGACAACGATCTCGACATCGCCGCGATTTCGTTCTTTCCAGACTACGAAAAATCGCCGGAGGAAGGTTTCGTTTATCTGGAGAACCGCGGCTCAATGCAGTTCACGGCAGCGACCTTCCGTCAATACCTGGCGGGCCGCTGGCTCACGATGGATGCGCGCGACCTCGACAACGACGCTGACATAGATATTGTGTTGGGGTCGTACATTCGTGGTCCGAGCGACGTGCCGGCGAAGCTGGCTGAAGATTGGGAAAGGGCAGGCCCATCAGTGGTCATTCTGCGGAACACGCTGCGATAGTCAAAGAGCGCGCGGAGTTTCAGGCCCGACACCTCAACTCCACTGCTGTCACCGTTACAACCGCCGATTAATCATTTCCAAAGAGATCAGGGCGTAGGCCGTGACAAGTGCGGGATCTTTTTCCCACCAGCGGCCATTTTAACCACGAAGTCACCACGCAAACCGAGGTCCTCCGGCGACAAATTGATTACGCGACTGCTGAAGTCACCAGCATCGCAAGCAGAACCCAGCCGTTCCAAGCCGAGATCGCTGAACTTGAGGCGAAGCTCTCATCTGCGACGAGCACGAAAGACCAGGATGCCATTCAGAAGTCAATCAGCCATCAGCAGCGCCAGATTGACCAACTGCGCGAGCCTGCGGATGAAATGGAGTTCCTGCTCAAGCTGTGGCAGCAGATTCAACAATTCGCACAAGCCGCCCACGACAACTCGACCGCTTTTCCACTTGGCAGGCTGGCGCGCACGACAAGGGAATGGCGTGAGAAGGAAAACAAATTCCGCGAAAAGCGCAGGAAAGATGGGCTTGGTCGAACCTATCCCGCACCGGAGGTCTATGCCGCCC
Coding sequences:
- a CDS encoding VCBS repeat-containing protein; translation: MLANVPARSYSVASVAIIDGQLCFSRMNPLRLSLTLCACTWYWLALYASAADPKPAHSGPPNSAVPADTKFQAGKQLARVHCAACHLFPEPDLLDQRTWKEQTLPRMAFRMGLSPATLEKHADAKFIKAAGIIPSVPMVSLEEFQLMTAYYLEAAPVQPLPQEPRKRIAADLKQFTFEAVPFRHEPASTTLVHISQPTGRIYFGDDASKTLNIIDAAGKWIDSVSVDNVPVALTETARGIYVTMIGRFIPSEEPLGGLAMLQRTERSFAPAKTFFTKTPRLTDTVFADINHDGKADMLTCFFGYFAGRFSWHENMGLDELKEHVLIPKAGAIRSVVQDFNGDGFRDIAVLIAQETEALFILLNDGKGRFTTHTAFQKPPIYGHTYFEVVDFNHDGKADFLVTNGDNGEYTSPIKKYHGIRLYLNRGENRFEEALFYPLNGAFKAVARDFDGDNDLDIAAISFFPDYEKSPEEGFVYLENRGSMQFTAATFRQYLAGRWLTMDARDLDNDADIDIVLGSYIRGPSDVPAKLAEDWERAGPSVVILRNTLR